GGAACTGGAGATCAAAGAGATTGACCTCCCCCTCCTTCAACGATTTCTCACCCAATTCGGAGAGGATTTTGACTTCGATGTAATTGCCGTGGCTGTCCAAGACCACGGGGTCGCCCCTAAAGGGGTTTCTGACCGGGCCTTCCGGTTTGAACAGATGGAGGCGAGGCTAAGGGAGGATAATCGGCCCGAATCCATCCACTTCACGGAGGATTCCATCCCCTCCCAATACCTCCGGATGAGATCGGCCGCCAAGGCGGTCAAGAGGGCTTCCCCCTCTCCCGTGATCGTCATGGACACCGCCTTTTCTGCCATCTTAGGCTGTTTGAATGAGGCCGAAGACCCCTGTCTCGTGGTGAACGTCGGAAATGGCCATACGATGGCCGCCCTGTTGATCGAAGGAAAGATTGAGGGCCTATATGAGCACCACACGCACCGGTTGACCCCCAAGAAATTGGAAGATCATCTTCGCCGCTTCCTTCGAGGAGAGTTGACCCAACAGGAAGTCTTCGAAGACGAGGGCCATGGGGTGATCACCCTAACGCCTCATCATGAAGAGGTTCGCATCTGGGTGACCGGTCCCAACCGAAATCTTTTCAAAGAGACCTCCTTTCGCTATACCTTTGCCGCCCCAGGCGGCAATACCATGATGACCGGCCCCCTGGGCCTGATCAAAGCCGCCCAAAATCGATTCGGCATTCATTGAAGAGAGGATTCGTTCCTATTTTCCTCTCCGAACGGGATTAAGGAGGATTAGAAACGGAAGGGCCCAAAAAGGAGAAGGTCTTTTACGCCTCCTTTGACACCTCATGGTTGGGAGAGGTGTTTGTGGCCTCTACTGAGAGAGGGGTCTGCAGGGTCGATTTTTTGACCTCGGAGAGGATGTTTTTAAGAAGACTTAAGGATCGCTTTCCCGGCGGGGCGATCAAGGATGAAAGGAGAAACAGAGACGTCCTCCTGCAATTGAAACAATATTTAGAAGGGACACGGAGACGGTTCCATTGTCCGTTGGATCTGAGAGGCACACCTTTTCAAATGAAGGTCTGGACCGCCCTGAGGAAGATCCCCTATGGACAGACCCGATCCTATCGGGAGATCGCCCAGAGGATTGGCCATCCCAGGGCCTTCCGGGCGGTAGGGAACGCCAACGGCCAGAACCCCGTCCCCCTGATCATCCCCTGCCATCGGGTCATCGAAAGCGACGGCGGTTTGGGCGGTTTCGGCCACGGCCTGGAGGTCAAAAGGAAACTGTTAGAATTCGAAAAGGCCCATGTCCTTTGAAGAGTTTCTCAAAGAGGTCGGACCGCTTCTCGGACTTCAATGGCGACCTTTCCAGAGGAGAGGGGTCAAACGAAAAGTCGAGCGGAGGCTCCTCGAACTTGGTTTGACCCATTTGGGGGATTATCTCTTCAAGGTCCGAAACGATCCCGAAGAGAGGGATCGTCTCTCCCAAATCCTCACCGTCACCATTTCGAGATTTTTCAGGGACCGGGAGGTCTTTGAAGCCCTCGAAAAGACGGTGCTTCCATCGATCCTGAAGAATAAGGAACGGAGGGAAATGAAGGTCTGGTCCATCGGGTGTGCATCCGGCGAAGAGCCCTATAGCCTTTCGATTTTATGGAGAGAGAGGTTTGAGAAGCATTATCCGGAGGTTCGCCTCACCGTCTTGGCCACAGACATCCGCGAATCCCTGCTTGAGAGAGCAACGGCGGGGATCTACAAGAAGAGCAGCCTCAAGGAAATTCCCAGCCCTTTTTTGACATCCTATTTTACGGATATCAACGGCTCTTACCTGCTCGATCGAAGCCTCAGGGAATCCGTCACGTTCCGGCGGGAAAATATCCTTCAACGTGATCCCTATTCCGGGATGCACCTGGTCTTCTGCCGGAATGTGGCCTTCACCTATTTTATCAAACCCCTCCAAGTGGCCGTTTTAAAAAAGATCGCCTCCAGTCTCAGCGAGGAAGGGTATCTGGTGATCGGAAAGGAGGAATCCCTGCCCCTTACCTTTCCTACCCTCTTTGTTCCGGTTCTACCGGATAGAGGCATCTATCAGAAGTTTCTTCCACACCCGTAGGCCAGTGCCTCACCTCTCAATAGTGGCGCCAATGCCCTTCGACCCAGACCCTTCTCTCCACATAATAGCCAGGGGTCTCTCGGTATTCATAATGGCCCGGTACCCAGTTTCCACACCGATCGTAGTGGCCCGGGACCCAAACCCTTTCACAGGTACCAGGGACCCATTCCCGAACCACTTCCCAGCGGCCTGGGACATATTCGGTCCGAGGGGGGCAATAGGAGGGCTCTCGAGGGGGAACCAGGACCACCGGAGCAGGAGGAGGTGGCACATGGGCGTGAATCTGGTGGGCAATCAAGCCTCCTAAGGCCACAGCTCCAAGGGCCATGGCTGCCCCTTGCCAGCGATATCTTGCCTTTGAGCCCGCCTCGGCAGATGGGATGGTAAGTAGGGTGATAAAGAAGAGGATCAGGACCGATCTCAGAAATTTCTTTCCCATAAACCTCCCTCCTTTCAAACCCTCTGTCTTCGTTTTTGACTCTTTAGACGGCCGAGGAATGGGGTTTATTCAATGGGGCCTAAGGGAATTGGCGGGGATGGGAGGGAGGGGCGTTTCATAGGTCCCTCATTAAAAATTGGCCGAGAGGGCCAAGATGGCCACGCCTTGGCCCAGCGTCGGACCTCCGATGAGAACCGTCCTGTTCGGGGAGAGCCTTACTTGGGTATTGAGGAGGTCGGTCCCGTCCTTCTTGATCCTCACCCGTAATTCGGCTATGTGGGGTTGAGATCCCAATTGGGTCAATTCGATGGTTCGGCCCTCTTGCATCGGAATGGACGTGGGCTGGTTCGGTACGAGGTTCAACCGCTCATCCCTTAGGAGCCGATAGGAGGTATAGCGAAAGAGGGAGCCCAATTGACCATGGAGGTCCTTCAAAGCGGGATCGATGGTGCTTCCCACGTTGGAGGCTTCGATCACCCTCAATCGGGTTTGGACCTGAGCCCCGACGGGGTTGGGAAGGGAACCGAAAAGAATCCCCATCCCCAGGAGGGAGAGGATAGGGATCACGATAACGGAAATCCATTGGCGTTGCCCTCGAATAGCCATATGACGGTCACCTTCTCCTTTTCGGATTCGTAGACCATGACATTATAAACCCCGCTTTCGATAAATTCTACAACAGGTCGATCCAAATCGGAAGGGGTCTTCTTAAAGAGGAGAGGAAGGACAAACAGGAGGAGGGTTGCCGCCGTGACCACCGCAGGAACCCAGATCTTCTTTCTCATCAGGTGCGCCAGATCGAGAGAGGAGCGGAACCCTTCCCACCAAGAGGGCTCCTTTTGTTCTCGGAGGCCCCTTTCGATTTTC
This Thermodesulfobacteriota bacterium DNA region includes the following protein-coding sequences:
- a CDS encoding protein-glutamate O-methyltransferase CheR translates to MSFEEFLKEVGPLLGLQWRPFQRRGVKRKVERRLLELGLTHLGDYLFKVRNDPEERDRLSQILTVTISRFFRDREVFEALEKTVLPSILKNKERREMKVWSIGCASGEEPYSLSILWRERFEKHYPEVRLTVLATDIRESLLERATAGIYKKSSLKEIPSPFLTSYFTDINGSYLLDRSLRESVTFRRENILQRDPYSGMHLVFCRNVAFTYFIKPLQVAVLKKIASSLSEEGYLVIGKEESLPLTFPTLFVPVLPDRGIYQKFLPHP
- a CDS encoding zf-HC2 domain-containing protein is translated as MKGPCQSITRLLERYFDHQATEEEKALVEHHLRTCKPCTETLQGLERLRAALKAPVEEALKDETFPWIWEKIERGLREQKEPSWWEGFRSSLDLAHLMRKKIWVPAVVTAATLLLFVLPLLFKKTPSDLDRPVVEFIESGVYNVMVYESEKEKVTVIWLFEGNANGFPLS
- a CDS encoding DUF1786 domain-containing protein; its protein translation is MKILAIDIGAGTQDILLFDSDRTIENCSTLVLPTPSRVFAARVRKMAGDLYIYGDTIGGGSIGRAVQGHLKKGYRVVMSESAAYSIRNDLEEVRSMGIEVGENPSPGKFQELEIKEIDLPLLQRFLTQFGEDFDFDVIAVAVQDHGVAPKGVSDRAFRFEQMEARLREDNRPESIHFTEDSIPSQYLRMRSAAKAVKRASPSPVIVMDTAFSAILGCLNEAEDPCLVVNVGNGHTMAALLIEGKIEGLYEHHTHRLTPKKLEDHLRRFLRGELTQQEVFEDEGHGVITLTPHHEEVRIWVTGPNRNLFKETSFRYTFAAPGGNTMMTGPLGLIKAAQNRFGIH